From Bacillus basilensis, a single genomic window includes:
- the sdaAA gene encoding L-serine ammonia-lyase, iron-sulfur-dependent, subunit alpha, protein MFRNAAELVAQAKEQNVKIAEIMIQCEMETRSISREEVIAGMEKNLVVMEQAVERGIRGVKSPTGLTGGDAVKVQAYMESGKGLSGDTILDAVSKAVATNEVNAAMGIICATPTAGSAGTVPGVLFALREKLQPTREEMIEFLFTAGAFGMVVANNACISGAAGGCQAEVGSASGMAAAAAVEMAGGTQDQAATAMAISLKNMLGLVCDPVAGLVEVPCVKRNAAGAANAMISADLALAGVTSTIPCDEVIEAMFRIGQTMPVALRETAEGGLAATPTGRRLQEEIFGKTNN, encoded by the coding sequence ATGTTTCGGAACGCAGCGGAACTAGTGGCGCAAGCTAAAGAACAAAATGTAAAAATCGCAGAAATTATGATTCAATGTGAAATGGAAACAAGAAGTATTTCACGTGAAGAAGTAATTGCGGGTATGGAAAAGAATTTAGTCGTGATGGAGCAAGCAGTAGAACGTGGTATTCGCGGTGTGAAATCACCAACTGGTTTAACTGGCGGAGATGCTGTAAAAGTTCAGGCGTATATGGAGAGCGGAAAAGGCTTATCTGGAGATACGATTTTGGATGCAGTGAGTAAAGCTGTTGCAACAAATGAAGTAAACGCAGCGATGGGAATTATTTGTGCAACACCAACGGCAGGGTCTGCTGGAACAGTGCCAGGTGTACTATTTGCACTAAGAGAAAAATTGCAGCCTACACGTGAAGAAATGATTGAATTTTTATTTACAGCAGGAGCTTTTGGTATGGTTGTTGCGAATAACGCTTGTATTTCTGGTGCGGCAGGAGGATGCCAAGCTGAAGTTGGTTCAGCAAGTGGAATGGCAGCTGCAGCTGCAGTTGAGATGGCTGGTGGAACACAAGATCAAGCAGCTACAGCGATGGCAATTTCATTAAAGAACATGCTTGGTTTAGTATGCGATCCTGTTGCAGGACTTGTAGAAGTACCTTGTGTAAAACGTAATGCAGCAGGAGCTGCAAATGCGATGATTTCAGCTGATTTAGCATTAGCTGGTGTAACGAGTACAATTCCATGTGATGAAGTAATTGAGGCAATGTTTAGAATCGGACAAACGATGCCAGTAGCACTTCGTGAAACAGCTGAAGGTGGACTTGCAGCAACACCGACTGGTCGCCGTCTGCAAGAAGAGATTTTTGGAAAGACTAATAACTAA
- the sdaAB gene encoding L-serine ammonia-lyase, iron-sulfur-dependent subunit beta has translation MKYRSVFDIIGPVMIGPSSSHTAGAARMGQVARQLFRHEPERVSISLYGSFAKTYRGHGTDVALIGGILGFETDDLRIPEALDIAKEREIEVEFIEEDANAPHPNTARIRLYKGEEEIEVVACSIGGGKIEVVELNGFDLQLSGTSPALLIVNNDRFGAIAAVASILAKHEINISTMSVSRKEKGRRALMVIETDELLANEVIEEIKAQQNICQVTIME, from the coding sequence ATGAAGTATCGCTCAGTATTTGATATTATTGGTCCAGTTATGATTGGTCCATCAAGTTCACATACAGCAGGGGCAGCAAGAATGGGGCAAGTTGCTCGCCAGCTGTTTCGTCATGAACCAGAAAGAGTAAGCATTTCATTATATGGATCATTTGCAAAGACGTATCGAGGGCATGGTACGGATGTAGCGTTAATTGGTGGAATATTAGGATTTGAAACAGATGACTTACGTATTCCAGAAGCGCTAGATATAGCAAAAGAGCGCGAAATTGAAGTGGAATTCATTGAAGAGGATGCAAATGCACCTCACCCAAATACAGCGAGAATTCGTTTGTATAAAGGTGAAGAAGAAATTGAAGTTGTAGCTTGCTCAATTGGTGGCGGTAAAATTGAAGTTGTAGAATTAAACGGATTCGATCTTCAATTATCAGGCACGAGTCCAGCACTACTTATTGTAAATAACGATCGCTTCGGTGCTATTGCAGCAGTAGCTTCAATCCTTGCGAAACATGAGATTAACATTAGTACAATGAGTGTTTCTCGTAAAGAAAAAGGAAGAAGAGCGCTGATGGTTATCGAAACAGATGAATTATTAGCAAATGAAGTGATTGAAGAAATAAAAGCGCAACAAAATATTTGTCAAGTAACTATTATGGAATAA
- the rnz gene encoding ribonuclease Z, with translation MEFVFLGTGAGVPSKGRNVSAIALQLLEERGQTWLFDCGEATQHQILHTSVRPRRIEKIFITHLHGDHIFGLPGLLGSRSFQGGTTPLTVYGPKGIKQFIEVALSVSTTHVKYPLEIVEITEEGTVFEDNEFHVETKRLSHGIECFGYRIIEKDIQGALLVDKLLEMGVKPGPLFKRLKDGEVVELENGTILNGKDFIGPPQKGRIITILGDTRYCEASRELAQDADVLVHEATFAAEDEQQAYDYFHSTSKQAASIALQANAKRLILTHISSRYQGDTYKELLKEARELFSNTEIATDLKSFPVER, from the coding sequence GTGGAATTTGTATTTTTAGGAACTGGTGCAGGTGTTCCTTCGAAAGGAAGGAACGTTTCGGCAATTGCTTTGCAATTGTTAGAAGAACGAGGACAGACTTGGTTATTTGATTGTGGCGAGGCGACGCAACATCAAATATTACATACGTCAGTACGTCCACGCCGCATTGAAAAAATATTTATTACGCATTTACATGGTGATCATATTTTTGGATTGCCTGGTTTATTAGGAAGCCGTTCGTTTCAAGGAGGGACTACACCTTTAACAGTGTATGGACCAAAAGGAATTAAACAATTTATTGAAGTGGCATTATCAGTAAGTACGACACATGTAAAATACCCACTTGAAATTGTTGAGATAACAGAAGAAGGTACTGTGTTTGAAGATAATGAATTTCACGTGGAAACGAAAAGGTTGTCACATGGTATTGAATGTTTTGGGTATCGTATTATAGAGAAAGATATACAAGGTGCTCTTTTAGTCGATAAATTGCTGGAGATGGGCGTGAAACCAGGTCCACTCTTTAAACGTTTAAAAGATGGAGAAGTAGTTGAATTAGAAAATGGTACGATACTAAATGGAAAAGATTTTATCGGTCCGCCTCAAAAGGGAAGAATTATTACCATTTTAGGTGATACGAGATATTGTGAAGCGAGTAGAGAGCTGGCACAAGACGCTGACGTACTTGTTCATGAAGCAACTTTTGCGGCAGAAGATGAACAACAAGCGTATGATTATTTTCATTCTACATCTAAGCAAGCTGCAAGTATTGCACTTCAGGCAAATGCAAAACGATTAATATTGACTCATATTAGTTCTCGTTATCAAGGAGATACATATAAGGAATTATTGAAAGAGGCAAGAGAGCTATTTTCTAATACAGAAATAGCTACAGATTTGAAATCATTTCCAGTGGAAAGATAA
- a CDS encoding DUF3932 family protein — protein sequence MKEAFRLQTDFSSSFDRWVSSFVSDHPAQLEWTTLKELIHEYTTTHTNDSLPTYISSAFTYYAQRVSTTNSSEIVIFENHTIS from the coding sequence ATGAAAGAAGCATTTCGTTTACAAACTGATTTTTCATCTTCATTTGATCGCTGGGTAAGTTCTTTCGTGTCTGATCACCCAGCACAATTAGAATGGACGACTTTGAAAGAGTTAATCCATGAATATACAACAACACATACAAATGATTCGTTACCAACATATATTTCTTCAGCTTTCACATATTATGCACAACGTGTTTCAACAACAAACAGTTCAGAAATTGTTATTTTTGAAAATCATACAATCTCTTAA
- a CDS encoding DNA polymerase IV, which produces MREMYPKKGRVILHVDMNCFFASVEIAHDSSLQGKPLAVAGNEKERKGIIITCSYEAREYGIRTTMPLWEAKRLCPQLVIRRPNFTLYREASFQMFQILSRFTEKIQPVSIDEGYLDITDCYALGSPLEIAKMIQQALLTELQLPCSIGIAPNLFLAKTASDMKKPLGITVLRKRDIPEMIWPLPVGAMHGIGEKTAEKLNAIHIQTIEQLAKGNEHIIRAKIGKHGVDLQKRAKGMDDREVDPSQMGQHKSVGNSMTFSKDMDEEKELLDMLERLSKSVSKRLQKRTLVSYNIQIMIKYHDRRTVTRSKQLKNAIWEERDIFQAASRLWKQHWDGDSVRLLGVTATEIEWKTESVKQLDLFSFEEDAKEEPLLAVIDQINDKYGMPILQRGSQLLRKQEKSFQQKLENKFM; this is translated from the coding sequence ATGCGAGAAATGTATCCGAAAAAGGGTCGTGTTATTTTACATGTAGATATGAATTGTTTTTTCGCATCTGTTGAAATTGCTCATGACTCATCATTACAAGGGAAGCCGTTAGCGGTTGCTGGAAATGAAAAAGAAAGAAAAGGAATTATCATAACATGTAGTTATGAGGCGAGAGAATATGGAATACGTACAACGATGCCTCTTTGGGAAGCGAAACGGTTATGCCCACAATTAGTTATAAGACGTCCTAATTTTACATTATATCGCGAAGCTTCATTTCAAATGTTTCAAATTCTTTCCCGTTTTACAGAAAAAATACAACCAGTCTCAATAGATGAAGGGTATTTAGATATTACAGATTGCTACGCACTTGGTTCACCTCTTGAAATAGCAAAGATGATTCAGCAAGCGTTATTAACAGAGTTACAGTTGCCGTGTAGCATCGGAATTGCTCCAAACCTTTTCCTAGCAAAAACAGCTTCTGATATGAAAAAGCCTCTCGGTATTACGGTGCTTCGAAAACGAGATATTCCAGAAATGATTTGGCCACTTCCAGTTGGAGCGATGCATGGAATTGGAGAAAAAACAGCTGAAAAATTAAATGCTATTCATATACAAACCATTGAGCAGTTAGCAAAGGGAAACGAACATATCATTCGCGCTAAAATTGGAAAGCACGGTGTTGATTTACAAAAGCGGGCAAAAGGTATGGATGATAGGGAAGTTGATCCGAGTCAAATGGGACAACATAAAAGCGTTGGTAACTCGATGACTTTTTCAAAGGATATGGATGAAGAGAAAGAATTACTTGATATGTTAGAACGGCTATCAAAATCAGTGAGTAAAAGGTTACAAAAGCGAACTCTTGTCAGCTATAATATTCAAATTATGATTAAATATCATGATAGGCGAACAGTAACGCGGAGTAAGCAATTGAAAAATGCCATTTGGGAAGAACGAGATATTTTTCAAGCAGCTTCTCGTTTATGGAAGCAACATTGGGATGGTGATTCCGTTCGTTTGCTAGGTGTTACAGCTACTGAAATAGAGTGGAAGACAGAATCGGTGAAACAATTAGATTTGTTTTCATTTGAAGAAGATGCGAAAGAAGAACCATTACTTGCTGTCATTGATCAAATTAATGATAAGTATGGAATGCCAATTTTACAACGAGGTAGTCAACTACTACGTAAGCAAGAAAAGTCTTTTCAGCAAAAATTAGAAAATAAGTTTATGTAG
- a CDS encoding tripeptidase T — MINQERLVNEFIELVQVDSETKFEAEICKVLTKKFTDLGVEVFEDDTMAVTGHGAGNLICTLPATKDGVDTIYFTSHMDTVVPGNGIKPSIKDGYIVSDGTTILGADDKAGLASMFEAIRVLKEKNIPHGTIEFIITVGEESGLVGAKALDRERITAKYGYALDSDGKVGEIVVAAPTQAKVNAIIRGKTAHAGVAPEKGVSAITIAAKAIAKMPLGRIDSETTANIGRFEGGTQTNIVCDHVQIFAEARSLINEKMEVQVAKMKEAFETTAKEMGGQADVEVNVMYPGFKFADGDHVVEVAKRAAETIGRTPSLHQSGGGSDANVIAGHGIPTVNLAVGYEEIHTTNEKIPVEELAKTAELVVAIIEEVAK; from the coding sequence ATGATTAATCAAGAACGTTTAGTAAATGAATTCATAGAATTAGTACAAGTAGATTCTGAAACGAAATTTGAAGCAGAAATTTGCAAAGTATTAACAAAGAAATTTACAGATTTAGGTGTAGAAGTATTTGAAGATGACACAATGGCTGTTACTGGGCATGGTGCAGGTAACTTAATTTGTACATTACCAGCAACAAAAGATGGTGTTGATACAATTTACTTTACTTCTCATATGGATACAGTAGTTCCTGGTAATGGAATTAAGCCTTCTATTAAAGATGGATATATCGTATCAGATGGTACTACGATTTTAGGTGCGGATGATAAAGCCGGATTAGCATCAATGTTCGAAGCAATCCGTGTTTTAAAAGAAAAAAATATCCCTCATGGTACAATTGAATTTATTATTACAGTTGGAGAAGAATCTGGTCTTGTTGGTGCAAAAGCATTAGATCGTGAGCGTATTACAGCGAAATACGGTTATGCATTAGATAGCGATGGAAAAGTTGGTGAAATCGTTGTTGCAGCTCCAACACAAGCGAAAGTGAATGCAATTATTCGCGGAAAAACAGCTCACGCTGGTGTAGCACCAGAAAAAGGTGTATCTGCAATTACTATCGCAGCGAAAGCAATTGCGAAGATGCCACTTGGTCGTATTGATTCTGAAACAACTGCAAATATTGGACGTTTTGAAGGTGGTACACAAACGAATATCGTTTGCGATCATGTACAAATCTTTGCAGAAGCGCGTTCTTTAATCAATGAAAAAATGGAAGTACAAGTTGCGAAAATGAAAGAAGCATTTGAAACAACTGCAAAAGAAATGGGCGGTCAAGCAGACGTTGAAGTAAACGTTATGTATCCAGGATTTAAATTTGCTGATGGAGATCACGTTGTAGAGGTTGCAAAACGTGCAGCTGAAACAATTGGTCGTACACCTTCTCTTCACCAAAGTGGTGGCGGAAGTGATGCAAATGTAATTGCAGGACACGGTATTCCAACAGTTAACTTAGCGGTTGGTTATGAAGAAATTCATACAACAAACGAAAAGATTCCTGTTGAAGAATTAGCGAAAACAGCAGAATTAGTTGTTGCAATTATTGAAGAAGTAGCGAAGTAA
- a CDS encoding GNAT family N-acetyltransferase: MMKIYETNRLHLREIDESYAEKVLQYYDRNREFLKAWEEYRPDDFFTLDYQKKKLQKDRREFAEGKIIRLWIFKKGDDTKIIGCISFNLIVRGIYQSCVLSYKLDKAELNKGYTTEALRKAIQVAFEEFQLHRIEAPIMPRNLASIQVVTKIGFQYEGVSRKMLMVNGVWEDHMRWVLLNE; the protein is encoded by the coding sequence ATGATGAAAATATACGAAACAAATCGTTTGCATTTAAGAGAAATTGATGAGTCGTATGCTGAAAAAGTTCTTCAATATTACGACAGAAATCGTGAATTTTTAAAAGCTTGGGAAGAGTATAGACCGGATGATTTTTTTACGTTAGATTATCAAAAGAAAAAGTTACAAAAGGATAGAAGAGAGTTCGCAGAAGGTAAAATCATTAGGCTTTGGATTTTTAAAAAGGGTGATGATACGAAAATAATTGGGTGTATTTCATTTAATTTAATTGTTCGTGGAATTTATCAATCTTGTGTACTCAGTTATAAATTAGATAAAGCAGAGTTAAACAAAGGTTATACGACAGAAGCGCTTAGAAAAGCTATTCAAGTTGCTTTTGAAGAATTTCAATTACATCGTATAGAAGCACCTATTATGCCGCGAAACTTAGCATCTATACAAGTAGTGACGAAGATAGGCTTTCAATATGAGGGCGTGTCTAGAAAGATGTTAATGGTTAATGGAGTGTGGGAAGATCATATGCGCTGGGTATTGTTAAATGAGTAA
- the prli42 gene encoding stressosome-associated protein Prli42, whose translation MHKKAQKVMIYVMLISMLVTTLLAGASMFW comes from the coding sequence ATGCATAAAAAAGCTCAAAAAGTTATGATTTATGTAATGCTAATTTCTATGCTTGTAACAACATTACTTGCTGGCGCAAGTATGTTTTGGTAA
- a CDS encoding DUF3894 domain-containing protein, which translates to MYLNPKLSYMQFFMGFLFVITFILATFNICSYLVAIVCMALLNLTFVIGAFQQKQYTSFVIALVMSFSFSIVAIVLYTK; encoded by the coding sequence ATGTACTTGAATCCAAAACTTTCGTATATGCAGTTTTTTATGGGATTTCTATTTGTTATTACATTCATATTGGCAACTTTTAATATATGTTCTTATCTTGTAGCGATTGTATGTATGGCATTACTCAATCTTACTTTTGTTATTGGGGCATTTCAGCAGAAACAATATACAAGTTTTGTAATAGCGCTTGTAATGTCATTTTCCTTTAGTATTGTAGCGATTGTGCTTTATACAAAATAA
- a CDS encoding L,D-transpeptidase, producing the protein MPYLLSFILCLSLSPIWPLGDNPRAGDPFIIVNKATNKLAYIDDGKIQKVFPVATGKTNELTPEGTFDIVMKAKDPYYIAKNIPGGSPKNPLGSRWMGFNARGTDGSKYGIHGTNQPSSIGKYISQGCIRMKKNDVEYLFDRIPIGTKVWIVKSKKSFQQLAKEKGAIAYEKANEKVGFFYCNKLS; encoded by the coding sequence ATGCCGTATCTTCTCTCTTTCATATTATGCCTTTCTTTATCGCCTATTTGGCCTCTTGGTGATAATCCACGTGCCGGAGATCCTTTCATTATTGTAAATAAAGCGACAAATAAATTAGCTTATATTGACGATGGGAAAATTCAGAAGGTTTTTCCAGTAGCGACAGGGAAAACAAACGAACTAACTCCAGAGGGAACTTTTGATATTGTAATGAAAGCGAAGGACCCATATTATATTGCGAAAAATATTCCAGGTGGATCACCAAAAAATCCACTTGGATCTAGGTGGATGGGATTTAATGCCAGAGGAACTGATGGGAGTAAATATGGAATACATGGTACAAACCAACCTAGTTCAATTGGAAAGTATATTTCACAAGGGTGTATAAGAATGAAGAAAAACGATGTGGAATATTTATTTGATCGCATTCCAATTGGAACGAAAGTATGGATTGTAAAATCGAAAAAATCATTTCAGCAATTGGCAAAAGAAAAAGGAGCCATTGCATATGAAAAAGCCAACGAAAAGGTTGGCTTTTTCTATTGTAATAAGTTGTCTTGA
- a CDS encoding aromatic acid exporter family protein, producing the protein MFKIGYRTVKTAIGTGAAVFIAQLLGLEFYSSAGILVILCVQNTKRKSLQVSLHRFLACVLSMVFAFCIFETIGYTPLAISVLLLTFIPTAVMLKIQEGIVTSSVIVMHLYSLKQITWLIVGNEIAILTIGISVALLVNMYMPSSENKLKEYQDKIESNFKTILFEMVVYLRNRESSWSGAELIETENMLNEARDLSFKKLENAFMREDSYYYRYFNMRMQQFEILERMIPLAASLSWTYEQADMIADVVENIGNAISPESTGVISLRQLQEMRELFRDMPLPVTREEFEIRAKLVQLVYEMEQYLLIKSRFKGKDNIKELI; encoded by the coding sequence ATGTTCAAAATTGGATACCGTACAGTAAAAACAGCAATAGGGACAGGCGCAGCAGTTTTTATTGCTCAGTTATTAGGGTTAGAATTTTATAGTTCAGCGGGTATTTTAGTTATATTATGTGTACAAAATACGAAACGTAAATCACTTCAAGTGTCGTTACATCGTTTTTTAGCTTGTGTACTATCAATGGTATTCGCGTTTTGTATATTTGAAACAATTGGTTATACACCACTTGCAATTAGTGTATTATTACTTACATTTATTCCGACTGCAGTTATGCTTAAAATTCAAGAAGGTATTGTCACGAGTTCAGTTATTGTTATGCACCTGTATTCATTGAAACAAATTACATGGCTTATTGTTGGGAACGAAATTGCGATATTAACGATAGGGATTAGCGTGGCTTTATTAGTGAATATGTATATGCCAAGTAGTGAAAATAAACTAAAAGAGTATCAGGATAAAATAGAAAGTAATTTTAAAACAATTTTGTTTGAAATGGTTGTGTATTTACGAAACAGGGAAAGTAGCTGGAGCGGGGCAGAACTTATTGAAACTGAAAATATGTTAAATGAAGCAAGGGATTTATCGTTTAAGAAACTTGAGAATGCATTTATGCGAGAAGATAGTTATTACTACCGCTATTTTAATATGCGTATGCAACAATTCGAAATTTTAGAGCGAATGATACCATTAGCTGCTTCTTTATCATGGACATATGAACAAGCTGACATGATTGCGGATGTGGTTGAAAACATTGGAAATGCCATTAGCCCGGAGAGTACTGGGGTTATTTCCTTAAGACAGCTTCAAGAAATGCGAGAGTTATTTAGAGACATGCCATTACCAGTTACACGTGAAGAATTTGAGATACGTGCGAAACTTGTTCAACTTGTGTATGAAATGGAGCAATATTTACTCATTAAAAGCCGCTTTAAGGGAAAGGATAATATAAAAGAACTTATATAG
- a CDS encoding amino acid ABC transporter ATP-binding protein, whose product MIKIENLHKSFGKNEVLKGITTTIEKGEVVAIIGPSGSGKSTFLRCMNVLEAPTNGHIWIGTEEVTNPKTNIMHVRENVGMVFQHFHLFPHMTVLENITYAPINVKGVTKQEAEKKAEKLLEKVGLLDKKDTYPNRLSGGQKQRVAIARALAMEPEVMLFDEPTSALDPEMVKEVLEVMKSLVTTGMTMAIVTHEMGFAKEVADRVLFLDGGKLVEDSAPAEFFAAPKSERAQQFLQKIL is encoded by the coding sequence GTGATTAAAATTGAAAACCTTCATAAATCATTTGGAAAAAACGAAGTATTAAAAGGAATTACAACAACGATTGAAAAAGGGGAAGTAGTAGCAATCATTGGACCGTCTGGATCAGGGAAATCAACATTTTTACGTTGTATGAATGTGTTAGAAGCACCGACAAATGGTCACATTTGGATTGGAACGGAAGAAGTAACGAATCCGAAAACGAATATTATGCACGTTCGTGAAAATGTCGGAATGGTATTTCAGCATTTCCACCTATTTCCTCATATGACTGTATTAGAAAATATTACGTATGCTCCTATCAATGTAAAAGGAGTAACGAAACAAGAAGCTGAAAAGAAAGCCGAAAAACTTTTAGAAAAGGTCGGTTTATTAGATAAAAAAGATACGTATCCGAATCGTCTTTCGGGAGGACAAAAGCAACGTGTAGCAATTGCGAGAGCGTTAGCGATGGAACCAGAAGTAATGTTATTTGATGAACCGACATCAGCACTAGATCCAGAAATGGTAAAAGAAGTGTTAGAAGTTATGAAATCATTAGTTACGACAGGAATGACAATGGCGATTGTTACACATGAAATGGGATTTGCAAAAGAAGTAGCAGATCGTGTTCTCTTTTTAGATGGTGGAAAACTTGTAGAAGATAGTGCGCCAGCAGAATTTTTTGCAGCACCGAAAAGCGAGCGTGCGCAACAATTTTTACAAAAAATATTGTAA
- a CDS encoding amino acid ABC transporter permease has protein sequence MNLDFSAITPSIPYILKGLEVTLKIVAVSALAGFILGTLLALCKIARIRALNIAADLYTSIFRGTPLVLQLMIIYFGVPQIIGYEIPAFLAAVLAFSLNSGAYMSEVIRAGIQAVDKGQTEAAMALGIPYGKMMRNIIFPQALKNILPALVNEFATLTKESAVVTVIGATDLMRRAYIVGGETFKYLEPLLFVGLIYYMLVIILTLVGKAIEGRMKKSD, from the coding sequence ATGAACTTAGATTTTTCGGCGATTACGCCTTCGATACCGTATATATTAAAAGGTCTAGAAGTTACTTTGAAAATTGTAGCAGTGTCAGCTTTAGCGGGATTTATTTTAGGAACGTTATTAGCGCTTTGTAAAATTGCTAGAATACGAGCATTAAATATAGCGGCAGATCTTTATACATCAATTTTCCGTGGTACACCACTTGTATTGCAATTAATGATTATTTATTTCGGTGTACCGCAAATAATTGGTTATGAAATACCGGCCTTTTTAGCGGCTGTACTAGCATTTAGTTTGAATTCAGGTGCATACATGTCAGAAGTAATCCGTGCCGGCATTCAAGCAGTTGATAAAGGACAAACAGAAGCAGCAATGGCTTTAGGGATTCCTTACGGGAAAATGATGCGAAATATCATTTTTCCTCAAGCATTAAAAAATATATTACCAGCGCTTGTGAACGAGTTTGCGACACTTACGAAAGAATCGGCTGTAGTAACAGTAATAGGAGCAACGGATTTAATGCGCCGTGCTTACATTGTAGGCGGTGAAACGTTTAAATATCTGGAACCATTACTTTTTGTTGGACTCATTTATTATATGCTAGTCATTATTCTTACATTAGTCGGGAAGGCAATTGAAGGGAGAATGAAGAAAAGTGATTAA
- a CDS encoding transporter substrate-binding domain-containing protein produces the protein MKKLVSISFALILIVSMFSACSNGEEKDTGKNKKVLVMGTSADYKPYEYVEASKSDEIIGFDVDVAKYIGKELGYEVKVKDMDFGGLLASLSSGKVDFVMAGMTPTAERKNNVDFTDIYFVAKNMVVSKKDSNIKSVEDLKGKKVGVQTGSIQEEKAAEFKKQVDFKVEGRDRIPEIVQEIKAGRFDAAIIEDTVAKNYLEKMKDLQGIEIKEAPEEVGAAIALPKNSDKTAEFNKVIKKMQENGEMDKLVKKWFGSEK, from the coding sequence ATGAAGAAGTTAGTATCAATATCGTTTGCACTTATTTTAATTGTAAGTATGTTCAGTGCTTGTAGTAATGGGGAAGAAAAGGATACGGGAAAAAATAAAAAAGTACTGGTTATGGGGACTTCAGCAGATTATAAACCATATGAATACGTGGAAGCTTCAAAAAGTGATGAAATTATCGGCTTTGATGTTGATGTTGCTAAATATATCGGAAAAGAACTTGGTTATGAAGTGAAAGTGAAAGATATGGATTTTGGTGGTTTATTAGCATCTCTTAGCTCAGGAAAAGTTGATTTCGTAATGGCAGGAATGACACCAACTGCAGAGCGTAAAAATAATGTTGATTTCACAGATATTTATTTTGTTGCGAAAAACATGGTCGTTTCTAAAAAGGATTCTAACATTAAATCTGTAGAGGATTTAAAAGGGAAAAAAGTAGGGGTACAAACAGGATCTATTCAAGAAGAGAAAGCAGCAGAATTTAAAAAACAAGTAGATTTCAAAGTTGAGGGACGTGACCGTATACCAGAAATCGTACAAGAAATTAAAGCAGGTCGTTTTGATGCTGCAATTATAGAAGACACAGTTGCTAAAAATTATTTAGAGAAAATGAAAGATTTACAAGGAATTGAAATTAAAGAAGCGCCAGAAGAAGTAGGAGCAGCAATTGCCCTTCCGAAAAATAGTGATAAAACAGCTGAATTTAATAAAGTAATTAAAAAAATGCAAGAAAATGGAGAAATGGATAAATTAGTGAAGAAATGGTTTGGCAGCGAAAAATAA
- a CDS encoding BrxA/BrxB family bacilliredoxin: MNDVVRQAREEIVSAGYTELTTPEAVEEAFKRNGTTLVMVNSVCGCAGGIARPAAAHSVHYDKRPNHLVTVFAGQDKEATARAREYFEGYPPSSPSFALLKDGKIVTMVERHEIEGHEPMQVIAKLQSYFEENCEEL, encoded by the coding sequence ATGAATGATGTTGTCCGCCAAGCGCGTGAAGAGATTGTCTCTGCTGGATATACAGAATTAACGACGCCGGAAGCAGTAGAAGAAGCGTTTAAAAGAAATGGAACAACACTTGTAATGGTAAACTCTGTATGTGGTTGTGCAGGTGGCATCGCTCGTCCTGCTGCTGCGCATTCCGTACATTATGATAAACGTCCTAACCATCTTGTAACGGTGTTTGCAGGTCAAGATAAAGAAGCAACAGCAAGAGCTCGTGAATATTTCGAAGGGTATCCACCTTCTTCTCCATCATTTGCGTTATTAAAAGATGGAAAAATTGTAACGATGGTAGAGCGTCATGAAATTGAAGGTCATGAACCAATGCAAGTCATTGCGAAACTACAATCTTATTTCGAAGAGAATTGCGAAGAACTATAA